In one window of Calditrichota bacterium DNA:
- the xth gene encoding exodeoxyribonuclease III, giving the protein MKLLSWNVNGVRAVLKKGFWDFLEKENPDILAIQETKIQEDQLLDELLEVKGYHVYWHSAQKKGYSGVATFSKQEPVRVQYGLGIDAYDREGRVLVTEYPEFMLFNIYFPNGQRDQGRLDYKLHFYADLLEYLDDLKSQGKHLVICGDYNTAHTEIDLKNPKQNEKTSGFMPIEREWIDRYIEHGYVDTFRLFHPDEPGQYTWWTYRFGARSRNVGWRIDYFFVSDNFVDRVKNATILPHVMGSDHCPIGLELDVESPKNNKDISPR; this is encoded by the coding sequence ATGAAATTACTGTCATGGAATGTAAACGGCGTTCGGGCTGTTCTGAAAAAGGGATTTTGGGATTTTTTGGAGAAAGAAAATCCCGATATCCTGGCAATTCAAGAAACCAAAATCCAGGAAGATCAGCTTCTGGATGAGCTTCTGGAGGTAAAAGGGTACCACGTGTACTGGCATTCCGCCCAGAAAAAGGGGTACAGTGGTGTGGCCACATTTTCGAAACAGGAACCGGTTCGCGTGCAATACGGCCTGGGAATCGATGCCTACGATCGGGAGGGCCGCGTTTTGGTCACGGAATACCCGGAATTTATGCTGTTCAATATCTACTTTCCGAACGGCCAGCGCGATCAGGGCCGGCTGGACTACAAGCTGCACTTTTATGCCGACCTCCTGGAATATTTGGATGACCTGAAATCACAGGGCAAACATCTGGTGATCTGCGGCGATTACAACACAGCCCACACAGAAATCGATCTTAAAAATCCCAAGCAAAATGAAAAAACATCGGGATTTATGCCCATTGAACGGGAATGGATTGACCGGTACATTGAACACGGCTACGTGGACACATTTCGACTGTTTCACCCCGATGAACCCGGCCAGTACACCTGGTGGACGTACCGCTTCGGCGCCCGGAGCCGGAATGTCGGGTGGCGGATCGACTATTTTTTTGTGTCCGACAATTTTGTTGACCGGGTAAAAAATGCAACCATCCTTCCCCATGTTATGGGATCGGATCACTGTCCCATCGGCCTGGAGCTGGACGTAGAATCCCCTAAAAACAACAAGGATATTTCACCGCGATGA